Part of the Candidatus Methanogranum gryphiswaldense genome, GCGCAAAGGCCGGGCTCATGCAGCCCGAGTCCGCTGAACTTGCTGGAAGCGGGCTCAAGGAATTCTGTACATCAGCTGGTATTCCACCGGTCCTTCATATGGGGTCCTGTGTGGACAATACCCGTGTGTTGAACCTTGTTGCTGAGTTGGCCAGGCTGGCTTCCGTTCGTATCGATCAACTACCGGTCGCAGGAGCGGCCCCGGAATGGTATTCTCCAAAGGCCGTGGCGATAGGGAGTTATTTCGTCGGCAGCGGTGTGAGTGTTGTGCTCGGTGTGATGCCGCACATAGCAGGCAGTGCCAAGGTGGTCAAGGCATTGACAGATGACCTTGAAGATTCAATAAATGCGAAGTTCTGGGTTGAACCGAATCCGAAGAACGCAGCAGCATTGATATTCGATCATATAGAGACGAAGAGGAAGGCCATCGGGATCTGAGGACGAATAATTCAACGATACGATAGTATCGTTCTTATTTTTCCTCAAATCGTTTATTTCGATCTCTCAGGTTTGCTGGAGGTCTTGTATCATAAGAATTACAGGTCATTCCTAATCTGTAGTTAATTAGTGATAACGTACAATTTTAGGATCATAAGTAATTTATGAAGTTCAATTTCAAATGTTACAAAATAAATTGGTATGGTGAATACATAAGAAAAATTAGAGGTCTGGTCAGATAGTCCAAAGGGAACCTTAGAGGGAATATGGTTATCGATATGATGGTCCGTCCTAATTGTATGCGGTCTTTGTTTTTGAATTGCCGACATAGATGAACAACAATATAAAAAAGTTGCAATAAGTTATTATGCTCATACCAGCATATTTTAATCTTGAGGGATACAACATGTATTATTCAAGTGGTAATTATGAAGCATTTGCCCGTCCCGTGAAACCGGAGAATGTGGATGACAAATCTGCATATATCGTCGGTTCCGGATTGGGAGCCCTGTCTGCAGCGTTTTTCCTTATACGCGACGGACAGATGAAGGGAGAACGCATTCACATCCTTGAGAAGGACCCCAGACCTGGTGGAGCCTGCGATGGATATCAGTATGAAGACCGTGGATTCGTCATACGCGGCGGACGTGAGATGGAGACCCACTTCGAATGTATGTGGGATATGTTCCGTTCCGTACCGTCTATCGAGACAAAGGGGGTAAGTGTCCTCGATGAATATTATTGGCTCAACAAGAGGGATCCGTCCGGTTCCCTCATGCGTGCGACGATCAACCGCGGAGAGGACGCTCATACAGATGGTAAATTCAATATGACCGATAAGGGCACCAAGGAGATACTGGACCTTTTCTTCACGCCCGATGAGGATCTTTACAACAAACGCATCGACGAGGTTTTCAGCAAAGATGTCCTGGATTCCAATTTCTGGCTGTACTGGCGTACGATGTTCGCATTCGAGAACTGGCATTCAGCACTCGAGATGAAACTCTACATCAGGCGTTTCATCCACCACGTGGGCGGTATGCCGACCCTCAGTACCTTGCGTTACACCAGGTACAATCAGTATGAATCCCTGATCTTGCCCTTGGTCAAATATCTGGAATCACACGGGGTGACGTTCCAATATAATACAAAGGTAATCAATGTGGAATTCGATATACACGGGGAAAGGAAACTGGCAAAGCATATCATCTTCTTGAAGGACGGTAAGAAAGATGCAATCAACCTAACGGAGAACGACTTTGTCTTCGTAACGAATGGCGGTTGTGTCGAGAATTCCACACTTGGAAGTCACAATGAGCCTGCACCGTTCGACAGTGAGATAAAGGAAGGCGGAGGCTGGGACCTTTGGCGCAAGATAGCAGCACAGGATCCCTCCTTCGGACATCCCGATAAATTCTGTTATGATCCGGAGAAGAGCAGTTGGATGAGTGGGACCATCACAACACTCGATGACAAGATACCTCCGTATATTGAAAAGATATGCAAGCGCGACCCGTTCTCCGGAAAGGTGGTCACCGGTGGTATCGTCACTGTCAAAGATTCGAATTGGCTCATGAGCTGGACATTCAACCGTCAGCCGCATTTCCGTTCACAGCCCAAGGAACAGCTCGTAGGCTGGATGTACGGATTGTTCACGGACAGACCCGGGAATTATGTCAAGAAAACGATGCGGGAATGTACTGGTAAAGAGATAGCCATGGAGTGGCTCTATCATATCGGTGTCCCCGAGTCGGAGATCCCCGAGTTAGCGGAAAAGAGTGTCAACCTTGTTCCTTGCATGATGCCGTACATAACGGCGTTCTTCATGCCCAGGGAGAAGGAGGATCGTCCTCAGGTCGTCCCGCAGGGTTCTGTCAACTTTGCATTCCTCGGTCAGTTCGCTGAGACCACCCGTGATACCATCTTCACAACAGAATACTCGGTCCGTACCGGTATGGAGGCAGCCTACACACTGTTGAACATCGACCGCGGGGTCCCAGAGGTATGGGGAAGCATGTACGATATCCGCGATCTGTTGGATTCCACAGTGAAGCTGTCTGATGGCAGGAAGATAACCGATATGGAACTCAGTTTCAAGGAGAAATTGGTCCTCAAGGGTGTCATGAAGAAGGTAAAAGGCACGGATGTCGAAAAGTTACTGAAGGAGTACCACGAGATCTGAAGGTTTACAACCAAATCTGATACCGATCAAGGGGATGAGTCGTATCAGGCTCATCCCTATTTTTAATATTCTTGACCGCGGCGTTCGGTCATCGATTTTTCTAACTGTTTCTTTTGGCTGTTGTCAGGGACATTATAAATCAAGATAAGTGAATGCGTAGGGAAGATAAAGGATGGAATGACAATGATATTGGATGAAAATTACATTCTTTCTAATGGTGTAAGGATTCCAAAATTGGGTCTGGGCACTTGGTTCATTAATGACAGGAATGCAGCTGAAGCCGTTCGTCAGGCCGTTGCTGTGGGATATCGTCACATCGACACCGCTGAGATCTATAAGAATGAGGCGGGAGTCGGTGAGGGAGTACGCACATGCGGAGTGCCGAGAGATAAGATCTTCGTCAACAGCAAAATAACTGCGAAAGTTAAAACCTACGATGAAGCAAGGGAGATGATCGACGGGTCCATTTCAAAAATGGGTCTTGATTATCTGGACATGATGATCATTCACAGTCCGCAGCCATGGAGTGAATGGCGTAAAGAAAATAACCGTTACTTTGATGAGAATCTAGAGGTTTGGAAAGCACTGGAAGATGCTTACAAAGAGGGTAAACTGAAGGCCATAGGGGTTTCGAATTTCTTGCAGGATGATCTTGAAAACATATTGACGCATTGTGAGGTCAAACCAATGGTGAACCAGATCTTGACCCATATCAGCAATACCCCGTTAGACCTTATCGAATTCTGTCAGAAGAATGACATTCTAGTGGAAGCCTATTCACCGATAGCTCACGGCAAAGTACTGAATAACAAGAAGATAGCAGCCATAGCTGAAAGATACAATGCCACCGTGGCGCAGCTATGTATACGCTATGTCATCCAATTGGGTGCGGTCGCCCTTCCAAAAACGGCGAACCCGCTCCATATGAAAGAGAATGCCGATGTGGATTTCATCATTTCTGAATCCGATATGGAAGCACTGAAGAACTTTGAGAAGATCAAAGGCTATGGTCTGATACGTATCATGCCTGTGTTCAGAGGTAAGTGATCAATGAATGGGGAACAAATCTATCGGTCTTTTTGTATCTAACATCATTAAGACAGGGTTTATGACATAGTTTTATAGACGCAAGTCCATTACATATTAGGACGGATGCCCTGATGGAAGGTCCGAATGAAATTCCCCGCGAAGATCTGTGCCTGGCGGTTTCACGCTCGGTATCAGATCGCATGTATTGTAGGAGAGCTCATGAAGATTTCATGCGGGGCGGTCCCGTATGAACTGCAATTTTGTTGAATCGGTCCATACTGATTGGCCGACAACCGACAAAAAACAATTAACACCAAAATTTGAGAAACAACTGATATGGCGGATCAACCTTTTTGAGGACGGCGACCCCATCGGACAAGGCAGGAATCTGAGATGTTCCGAACGCAGACGGATCAGGAGAGGACAGAGGATTACTCTACTTCAAGAATTGTTCGATAATGAGATGCGCAAAGTGGATCCAAAATTTTTTAAGAGAAGAAGCATCGACCGCGGGGGCCTTGACGACCCTACACATGGCCTAGATAGATCTGTTGACGATTCGGACGATTATTTTAAGAGATGTTGCAAAAAATATCCTACGATATACCATTTGAGAAAGCATATTGCAACCACCGATGTCCGTCCCGATATTCGTTTGTTCTATCTTGCGGTGCGCAATATAATAGAACACAGAGGACACTTTCTGTTTGAAGGCATGCCCGATGATAGATCTCCCGACCTAGGTTGGATCGTGGACCGGACACTGACGTATCTGCGTGACGAGTTCGGGATTAATATGCACGCGGACGGCATAATGTCGGATGTGGAGTCCACTTTATTGGATAGAGGGCTCAGAATAAAGGACAAGAGGGCGAGGCTGTACTCTTTGCTATCAGCTGACGATGTTCCAAAACGTTCGTTCTTGGATCTGCTCATAGGAAGGACGGTAAGGATCGTGGATATCTTCGGAGATAGGGTTCTGAACGACATCGAGATATCCTTCAAGGGTCAGGACTACGATGAAGATCATGACAGATACGAGGACATTTTGGGTACCGAGAGGACGGTCCTGTTGGATCTGATGAAGTTGATCTATGATTGGTCGACCGTGCGTGAATTCACAGAGGGTGGTCGTCAGATATCCAGTATCATAGTGGATAGATACGAACAATACGAAAAGGACATGAAGATATTGAGGGACGTATCGAAGAAATTTCTTTCTCCGAAAGAATATGTTGAGCTCTTCAAATCGGACAATGTGAAGAATAACCATCGTCATTACACAGGGACCCGTAAGAAAAGCGATCCAAATGAAAGGACCTGCACACAGGAGAAGTTTAACAGATATCTGAAGGAGACCTTCGAGGATGTGGAAGCCAAGGACCCTTACCTCAAATATCTGCAGTGGAGGACATACGAAGGATCGTTCGCACCTAAGAGGAGGCCAGATCTGGACAATGTTATACCGAACTGCATGCATAGGAGGGAATTGGAAAAGATCGTGGAGAACATGTCCAGATTCTATACTTTTTTGAACGAGGACGATGGGAGCGGGATGTCTAATGGTGGGAAGATAATCTTACTCTGCACATTCAGGATACCTTATAACATCGGTCCGACGGATATCACTGACCGGTCATGGACAAGTAGCGGTCAAGATGCCGCGGTATCCTGGACCTCTGAGAGCATAACCGATCTGGAGAAATGTTCCAGGGGATTCATAGACAATATATGCGGCAGATGTACGTATCTGCCCGAGGAGAAGGCGCTACCAAATGATTCCGTATTGTATTCCAGATGCAAGCTATATGACGAGCTCAATGGCCTAAGGGTCAATGGTAACAGGATCAATCCTGAGATGAAGATGGAACTGGTGAACGGCCTGTTCTGTGATATGGATAGATGTGGACGGAGGGTTACTGTCAAGGATATCAGGAGACATCTGGCGTCCAAAGGACTTATTTCAGAAAATGATATAATAACCGGGGTCGATGGGAACGTCAGGTCAGATCTGAGGTCTGAGATGTTGATCAAGAGCATCATAGGCGAAAGATCGAGAGATCTGCGTATGGTCGAGGACATTATCCACGACGTAGCAGTTCACAATGCGGATGGTTGCGGATTGAGGGAGAGGATCGCCCGCAAGTATTCGGGCAGATTGACAGATGATGAAATTTACCGTCTGTCGGAACTGCATTCTTCTGGTTGGGGGAAGCTATCGGAACGTATGCTAACAGAGGTCCGCTATCCAGAAGGTTCGCCGTTCGAGGGGATGAACCTTTTCGATGCATTGGAGTGTACCAATCTCAACATGGATGAACTGTTGAACGATAGGTACGGGCTCTTGTCGAAGACAATGGCGACAGTACATGATACTGTGACAGTACAGGATGACGGGATGCAGGGCGCTGTTGCAGTTCCTGCATATACTAATGACATGCGGATACCAAAGATATGGGGATGTCTTTACACGATAGATAGCATTCTAAAGATGACAGGATGCGATCTGACGGGGACTGTGATCGAAACCGAGGACAATAGGGTCGACTCAGGGTCATCGTCAAGAAAAGAGCTCCTTCTTAAGCTGTACAGCCAACACATTGACGATGAAAGGGATTGGGTCGGGGAGATCTCCAAGATCGATGAAGGCAGACTGCACAGGAGGAAGGTGTTCGCTTACTATATGCAGAAGGGACACTGCATCTACTGTAACAGACCGATACATCTTGAGAGGATAGATGAGGAGGATTACAATATGGATCACATCATACCGCGGTCGTTGCTGATGGATGATGACATCGATACCAACATGGCACTTACGCACAAGGAATGCAACCAACGCAAATCCAACACATATCCTGTCTCGCTCGATATACAGAGGAGCATGCGCAGATTC contains:
- a CDS encoding oleate hydratase; this encodes MLIPAYFNLEGYNMYYSSGNYEAFARPVKPENVDDKSAYIVGSGLGALSAAFFLIRDGQMKGERIHILEKDPRPGGACDGYQYEDRGFVIRGGREMETHFECMWDMFRSVPSIETKGVSVLDEYYWLNKRDPSGSLMRATINRGEDAHTDGKFNMTDKGTKEILDLFFTPDEDLYNKRIDEVFSKDVLDSNFWLYWRTMFAFENWHSALEMKLYIRRFIHHVGGMPTLSTLRYTRYNQYESLILPLVKYLESHGVTFQYNTKVINVEFDIHGERKLAKHIIFLKDGKKDAINLTENDFVFVTNGGCVENSTLGSHNEPAPFDSEIKEGGGWDLWRKIAAQDPSFGHPDKFCYDPEKSSWMSGTITTLDDKIPPYIEKICKRDPFSGKVVTGGIVTVKDSNWLMSWTFNRQPHFRSQPKEQLVGWMYGLFTDRPGNYVKKTMRECTGKEIAMEWLYHIGVPESEIPELAEKSVNLVPCMMPYITAFFMPREKEDRPQVVPQGSVNFAFLGQFAETTRDTIFTTEYSVRTGMEAAYTLLNIDRGVPEVWGSMYDIRDLLDSTVKLSDGRKITDMELSFKEKLVLKGVMKKVKGTDVEKLLKEYHEI
- a CDS encoding aldo/keto reductase, with the protein product MTMILDENYILSNGVRIPKLGLGTWFINDRNAAEAVRQAVAVGYRHIDTAEIYKNEAGVGEGVRTCGVPRDKIFVNSKITAKVKTYDEAREMIDGSISKMGLDYLDMMIIHSPQPWSEWRKENNRYFDENLEVWKALEDAYKEGKLKAIGVSNFLQDDLENILTHCEVKPMVNQILTHISNTPLDLIEFCQKNDILVEAYSPIAHGKVLNNKKIAAIAERYNATVAQLCIRYVIQLGAVALPKTANPLHMKENADVDFIISESDMEALKNFEKIKGYGLIRIMPVFRGK
- the cas9 gene encoding type II CRISPR RNA-guided endonuclease Cas9 (Cas9, originally named Csn1, is the large, multifunctional signature protein of type II CRISPR/Cas systems. It is well known even to general audiences because its RNA-guided endonuclease activity has made it a popular tool for custom editing of eukaryotic genomes.), with the translated sequence MNCNFVESVHTDWPTTDKKQLTPKFEKQLIWRINLFEDGDPIGQGRNLRCSERRRIRRGQRITLLQELFDNEMRKVDPKFFKRRSIDRGGLDDPTHGLDRSVDDSDDYFKRCCKKYPTIYHLRKHIATTDVRPDIRLFYLAVRNIIEHRGHFLFEGMPDDRSPDLGWIVDRTLTYLRDEFGINMHADGIMSDVESTLLDRGLRIKDKRARLYSLLSADDVPKRSFLDLLIGRTVRIVDIFGDRVLNDIEISFKGQDYDEDHDRYEDILGTERTVLLDLMKLIYDWSTVREFTEGGRQISSIIVDRYEQYEKDMKILRDVSKKFLSPKEYVELFKSDNVKNNHRHYTGTRKKSDPNERTCTQEKFNRYLKETFEDVEAKDPYLKYLQWRTYEGSFAPKRRPDLDNVIPNCMHRRELEKIVENMSRFYTFLNEDDGSGMSNGGKIILLCTFRIPYNIGPTDITDRSWTSSGQDAAVSWTSESITDLEKCSRGFIDNICGRCTYLPEEKALPNDSVLYSRCKLYDELNGLRVNGNRINPEMKMELVNGLFCDMDRCGRRVTVKDIRRHLASKGLISENDIITGVDGNVRSDLRSEMLIKSIIGERSRDLRMVEDIIHDVAVHNADGCGLRERIARKYSGRLTDDEIYRLSELHSSGWGKLSERMLTEVRYPEGSPFEGMNLFDALECTNLNMDELLNDRYGLLSKTMATVHDTVTVQDDGMQGAVAVPAYTNDMRIPKIWGCLYTIDSILKMTGCDLTGTVIETEDNRVDSGSSSRKELLLKLYSQHIDDERDWVGEISKIDEGRLHRRKVFAYYMQKGHCIYCNRPIHLERIDEEDYNMDHIIPRSLLMDDDIDTNMALTHKECNQRKSNTYPVSLDIQRSMRRFWLELRNEGFITAEKYDRLTRMTSISEMEFECLMARGLTERNGIRSINGEYWLHMV